The following proteins come from a genomic window of Polaribacter dokdonensis:
- a CDS encoding RNA polymerase sigma factor, whose product MEANQPHITNLLERCKSSDKNAQLKIYNAYYKAMYNSAHRILKDSFEAEDIMQEAFLTAFTKLDSYKGEVAFGAWLKRIVINKSLTQLKKNNKYQEVKLEVIPNSEIEDEAINYNGLNPKMVLKTLQNLKDNYRVVLTLNLIEGFDYEEIAQILNYTNENVRTTVSRAKKKLKQVLLAENIQAQAYGR is encoded by the coding sequence TTGGAAGCTAATCAACCACATATAACCAACTTATTAGAACGCTGCAAATCATCTGATAAAAATGCGCAGTTGAAAATATACAATGCTTATTACAAAGCAATGTACAATTCAGCCCACCGAATTTTAAAAGATAGTTTTGAAGCAGAAGATATTATGCAAGAAGCCTTTTTAACGGCTTTTACAAAATTGGATTCTTATAAAGGTGAAGTTGCATTTGGAGCGTGGTTAAAAAGAATTGTCATCAATAAAAGCTTAACACAATTAAAGAAAAACAATAAATACCAAGAAGTAAAGTTAGAGGTAATTCCTAATTCAGAAATAGAAGATGAAGCTATAAATTACAATGGTTTAAACCCAAAAATGGTTTTAAAAACTTTACAGAATTTAAAAGATAATTATAGAGTTGTGCTCACTCTTAACTTAATTGAAGGATTTGATTATGAAGAAATTGCTCAAATTCTAAATTATACGAATGAAAATGTGAGAACCACAGTTTCTAGAGCAAAGAAAAAATTAAAGCAAGTTTTACTTGCAGAAAATATACAAGCGCAAGCATATGGAAGATAA
- a CDS encoding head GIN domain-containing protein codes for MLKKITLSLIIAAFTISANAQNWWGSSKKIKGNGNVVTVDRTTSDYEGIAIGGSFDVVLVKGKEGNISIEGEENLIPYIQTEVKRGTLQIKFEKSINVRTTRRLTVTVTYDDIDMISLGGSGNIKSKGTIKANKFKVSIGGSGNITLDVEADDISANIGGSGNIKLSGYANELNCSIAGSGSIKAYELKVDVLNASIAGSGSITTTVANKIKANVVGSGSIYYKGNPSDISKKSVGSGSVINRN; via the coding sequence ATGTTAAAAAAAATTACACTATCCCTAATTATTGCAGCCTTTACTATTTCTGCTAACGCTCAAAATTGGTGGGGAAGCAGCAAAAAAATTAAAGGAAATGGAAATGTAGTTACAGTAGATAGAACCACTTCTGATTATGAAGGAATAGCAATTGGAGGTTCTTTTGATGTAGTATTAGTAAAAGGTAAAGAAGGTAATATTAGTATTGAAGGTGAAGAAAACCTAATACCATATATACAGACAGAAGTAAAAAGAGGAACTTTACAAATTAAGTTTGAAAAAAGCATTAATGTTAGAACCACTAGAAGGTTAACTGTTACAGTTACTTATGATGATATTGATATGATATCTTTGGGTGGTTCAGGTAACATAAAAAGTAAAGGAACCATTAAAGCAAATAAATTTAAAGTTTCAATTGGTGGTTCTGGAAACATCACTTTAGATGTTGAAGCAGATGATATTAGCGCTAATATTGGTGGTTCAGGTAATATAAAATTATCTGGTTATGCTAATGAATTAAATTGTTCTATTGCTGGTTCAGGTAGCATAAAAGCTTACGAATTAAAAGTAGATGTATTAAACGCTTCTATTGCTGGTTCAGGAAGTATAACAACAACTGTTGCTAATAAAATTAAAGCAAATGTAGTAGGTTCAGGTAGTATTTACTATAAAGGAAATCCTTCTGACATCAGTAAAAAATCCGTTGGTTCAGGAAGCGTTATAAACAGAAACTAA
- a CDS encoding GlmU family protein, whose amino-acid sequence MNYILFDGSVRNALLPFTYTKPVADLRIGILTIREKWEKYLGLTTTTITEEYLEEKYPMVELEENILINASFCPTESLVSQIQNLSKNEAIFRGDDVIAFYTSDQQEEVDFNDYKQIEFNEDVLQIKNTWDIFSLNDKAIAQDFELVTKDRTSQPIPEGVQCINKENIFIEVGAKLTFATLNASNGPIYIGKNAEVMEGVVVRGALAMCENAVLKLSAKIYGATTLGPYCKVGGEVNNSVLMGYSNKGHDGFLGNSVLGEWCNLGADTNNSNLKNNYAEVKLWDYETGRFAKTGLQFCGLMMGDHSKCGINTMFNTGTVIGVSSNIFGSGFPRNFVPSFSWGGASGFTEYKTNKVFEVADVVMKRRNLNFDAVEQRILEHVFEATKQYRNY is encoded by the coding sequence ATGAATTACATCTTATTTGATGGAAGTGTAAGAAATGCATTATTACCATTTACCTATACAAAACCAGTTGCAGATTTAAGAATTGGTATTTTAACCATTAGAGAAAAATGGGAAAAATATTTAGGATTAACTACAACAACGATTACTGAAGAGTATTTAGAGGAGAAATATCCTATGGTTGAGTTAGAGGAAAATATTTTGATAAATGCATCTTTTTGTCCAACAGAAAGTTTGGTGTCTCAAATTCAGAATCTTTCTAAGAATGAAGCAATTTTTAGAGGTGATGATGTAATTGCATTTTATACTTCTGATCAGCAAGAAGAAGTTGATTTTAATGATTACAAACAAATTGAGTTTAATGAAGATGTGCTTCAAATTAAAAATACGTGGGATATTTTTTCTTTAAATGATAAAGCAATAGCACAAGATTTTGAGTTGGTTACAAAAGATAGAACTTCTCAGCCAATTCCTGAAGGTGTACAATGCATTAATAAAGAGAACATTTTTATTGAGGTAGGAGCCAAGCTCACTTTTGCAACCTTAAACGCATCTAATGGTCCAATTTATATTGGTAAGAATGCTGAAGTTATGGAAGGTGTTGTAGTAAGAGGAGCATTGGCAATGTGCGAAAATGCAGTTTTAAAATTATCAGCAAAAATTTATGGAGCAACAACTTTAGGTCCTTATTGTAAGGTAGGAGGAGAAGTGAATAATTCTGTTTTAATGGGATATTCAAATAAAGGGCATGATGGTTTTTTAGGAAATTCTGTTTTAGGTGAATGGTGTAATTTAGGTGCAGATACTAATAATTCTAATCTTAAAAATAATTATGCAGAGGTAAAATTGTGGGATTATGAAACAGGAAGATTTGCAAAAACAGGTTTACAGTTTTGTGGTTTAATGATGGGAGATCATTCAAAATGTGGAATAAATACTATGTTCAATACAGGTACAGTAATTGGAGTTTCTTCCAATATTTTTGGAAGTGGTTTTCCAAGAAATTTTGTGCCAAGTTTTAGTTGGGGAGGAGCATCTGGCTTTACAGAATACAAAACAAATAAAGTTTTTGAGGTGGCAGATGTAGTTATGAAACGTAGAAATTTAAATTTTGATGCTGTAGAGCAAAGAATCTTAGAGCATGTTTTTGAAGCGACAAAACAATATAGAAATTATTAA
- a CDS encoding choice-of-anchor V domain-containing protein, which produces MNKNYFFKFILLAIPVSAFLLMSSSGGRNDARSGSPGDNGASCVTCHPGPVTNASAEITSDIPDTGYLLDTDYTININTTSSSSSVGFQLTAENSSNTKIGSFTAGSGSRTINSDKSITHSTPSASGDWSFTWRSPSTDLGRVTFYSAVNASAGEGSFGGNDQVVLVNASSASLSISEAQKIDFAMYPNPASDILNIDLPIISEKVTVEFYDQIGKLAYSQNLSTNSKTVNVKDLATGIYIIKVIADGKIGTQKFIKR; this is translated from the coding sequence ATGAATAAAAACTACTTTTTCAAATTTATTTTACTGGCAATTCCTGTATCAGCCTTTTTATTAATGTCTAGTTCAGGAGGTAGAAATGATGCTAGGTCTGGTTCTCCAGGAGATAATGGTGCATCATGTGTTACTTGTCATCCAGGGCCAGTAACAAATGCATCTGCAGAAATTACATCAGATATTCCAGATACTGGTTATCTTTTAGATACAGATTATACAATTAATATTAATACTACATCTAGTTCTAGCTCTGTAGGGTTTCAATTAACCGCAGAAAATAGTTCAAATACTAAGATTGGTAGTTTTACAGCAGGCTCTGGTTCTAGAACAATTAATAGTGATAAATCAATTACACATTCAACACCCTCAGCATCTGGAGATTGGTCTTTTACTTGGAGATCACCATCCACAGATTTAGGTAGAGTAACATTTTACTCTGCAGTAAATGCTAGTGCAGGTGAAGGTTCTTTTGGTGGAAATGATCAAGTAGTTTTGGTGAATGCATCATCTGCATCATTGAGTATTTCAGAGGCCCAAAAGATAGATTTTGCAATGTATCCAAACCCAGCATCAGATATTTTAAATATAGATTTGCCAATAATATCAGAAAAAGTGACTGTTGAGTTTTACGATCAAATAGGTAAATTGGCATATTCACAAAATCTAAGTACAAATTCTAAAACGGTTAATGTTAAAGATTTAGCAACAGGAATTTATATTATAAAAGTAATTGCTGATGGTAAAATTGGTACTCAAAAATTTATTAAAAGATAA
- a CDS encoding acyl-CoA thioesterase, with translation MAEIKKDFKQISESQITITELMLPSHSNFSGKIHGGHILNLMDQIAFACASKHSSNYCVTASVNKVDFLNPIEVGELLTMKASINFTGRTSMVVGVRVISENIRTGETKHCNSSYFTMVAKDDNGKSVPVPGIILTTKKEIRRFARSIIRQQEGRNRTSRFNTKTFKIDDYLPLFENSNSKIDLKNT, from the coding sequence ATGGCAGAAATAAAAAAAGACTTTAAGCAAATTAGTGAATCGCAAATTACCATAACAGAATTAATGTTACCATCACATTCTAATTTTAGTGGTAAAATTCATGGAGGACATATTTTAAACTTAATGGATCAAATTGCCTTTGCATGTGCCTCTAAACATTCTAGTAATTATTGTGTAACTGCTTCCGTAAATAAAGTTGATTTCTTAAATCCGATTGAAGTTGGTGAATTATTAACGATGAAAGCATCTATAAACTTTACAGGTAGAACTTCTATGGTTGTTGGTGTACGTGTTATTTCTGAAAATATTAGAACTGGTGAAACAAAACACTGTAATTCATCTTACTTTACAATGGTTGCAAAAGATGACAATGGAAAAAGTGTTCCAGTACCTGGAATTATTTTAACTACAAAAAAAGAAATAAGAAGATTTGCAAGAAGTATAATTAGACAACAAGAAGGAAGAAATAGAACTTCTAGGTTTAATACCAAAACATTTAAAATAGATGATTATTTGCCATTATTTGAAAATAGTAATTCTAAAATTGATTTAAAAAACACATAA
- a CDS encoding dihydrolipoamide acetyltransferase family protein — protein sequence MARFELKLPKMGESVAEATITSWLKEVGDTIELDEAVVEIATDKVDSEVPSEVEGTLVEILFEKDDVVAVGETIAVIETEGGETTTANNASSAPKKEEVKPQEAVEVEKTIEKASEIVATPIAKTSDSGKFYSPLVRNIAQTEGISMDELESISGTGKDGRVTKDDILSYIDNRGNATQKEEVAAKVTSAPKAAQKTVAKAAPVSVNGEDEVIEMSRMGKLISKHMVDSVQTSAHVQSFIEIDVTNIVKWRGKIKDAYFKREGEKLTFTPILMHAVASTIKKYPLINIAVDGDTIIKKKNINLGMAAALPDGNLIVPVIKNADQLNLVGMTKSVNDLATRARNNALKPDEIQGGTYTVTNVGSFGSVMGTPIINQPQVAILALGAIRKVPAVIETPEGDFIGIRQKMFVSHSYDHRVVNGALGGMFIKTLKETLEAWDVNQDF from the coding sequence ATGGCAAGATTTGAATTAAAGTTACCAAAAATGGGAGAAAGTGTTGCAGAAGCAACAATTACTTCTTGGTTAAAAGAGGTAGGTGATACTATAGAATTGGATGAAGCTGTTGTTGAAATTGCTACAGATAAAGTAGATTCTGAGGTACCTTCTGAAGTAGAAGGAACATTAGTTGAAATTTTGTTTGAAAAAGATGATGTTGTTGCTGTAGGAGAAACAATTGCTGTTATAGAAACTGAAGGTGGAGAAACAACCACTGCTAATAATGCATCATCAGCACCTAAAAAAGAAGAAGTAAAACCTCAAGAAGCTGTTGAGGTGGAAAAAACGATAGAAAAGGCTTCAGAAATTGTTGCTACACCTATTGCCAAAACTTCAGATTCAGGTAAATTTTATTCGCCATTAGTTAGAAATATCGCTCAAACAGAAGGTATTTCTATGGATGAACTAGAAAGTATTTCTGGAACAGGTAAAGATGGTAGAGTAACTAAAGATGATATTTTATCATATATAGATAATAGAGGTAATGCAACTCAAAAAGAAGAAGTTGCTGCAAAAGTTACTTCAGCTCCAAAAGCTGCTCAAAAAACAGTGGCAAAAGCTGCTCCAGTTTCTGTTAATGGAGAAGATGAGGTAATTGAAATGTCTAGAATGGGTAAACTAATTTCTAAACACATGGTAGATTCTGTGCAAACTTCTGCACATGTTCAATCATTTATAGAAATTGATGTTACAAACATTGTAAAATGGAGAGGTAAAATAAAAGATGCTTACTTTAAAAGAGAAGGTGAAAAATTAACCTTTACCCCAATTCTAATGCATGCTGTGGCTTCTACTATTAAAAAATATCCTTTGATAAATATTGCTGTTGATGGTGATACAATTATCAAAAAGAAAAATATAAATTTAGGAATGGCAGCTGCTTTACCAGATGGTAATTTAATTGTACCTGTAATTAAAAATGCAGATCAATTGAATTTAGTTGGTATGACAAAATCTGTAAACGATTTAGCTACTAGAGCAAGAAACAATGCTTTAAAACCAGATGAAATTCAAGGAGGAACTTACACAGTAACAAACGTAGGAAGTTTTGGTTCTGTAATGGGTACACCAATTATTAATCAGCCACAAGTTGCTATTTTAGCTTTAGGTGCTATTAGAAAAGTGCCTGCAGTTATAGAAACTCCAGAAGGTGATTTTATTGGAATCAGACAAAAAATGTTTGTCTCTCACTCTTATGATCATAGAGTTGTAAATGGCGCTCTTGGTGGTATGTTTATAAAAACATTAAAAGAAACTTTAGAAGCATGGGATGTAAACCAAGACTTTTAA
- the hemF gene encoding oxygen-dependent coproporphyrinogen oxidase, producing the protein MKDKFYAYIEDLQDAITSKLEEVDGSAKFKEDLWKRKEGGGGRTRVIENGAVFEKGGVNISAVHGELPEVLRNQFKVKEGNFFACGLSLVLHPKNPFVPTVHANWRYFEMYNSSGDIVTQWFGGGQDLTPYYLFDEDATHFHTVCKNACDKHNSDFYPKFKKTCDNYFWNSHRNEARGIGGLFFDYLKQTDEVSINDRYDFVTEVGNSFLETYVPIVEKRKNTNYSQNHKDWQEVRRGRYVEFNLVHDRGTLFGLKTNGRIESILMSLPPVVQWKYNYHPAENSPEEKLLKVLENPKDWVL; encoded by the coding sequence ATGAAAGATAAGTTTTACGCTTATATCGAAGATTTACAAGATGCAATTACTTCTAAACTAGAAGAGGTTGATGGATCAGCTAAATTTAAAGAAGACCTCTGGAAACGTAAAGAAGGTGGAGGAGGAAGAACCAGAGTTATAGAAAATGGTGCCGTTTTTGAAAAAGGAGGTGTAAACATATCTGCAGTTCATGGTGAATTGCCAGAAGTTTTAAGAAATCAATTTAAGGTAAAAGAGGGTAATTTTTTTGCTTGTGGTTTAAGTTTAGTTTTACACCCTAAAAATCCTTTTGTACCAACTGTGCATGCAAATTGGCGTTATTTTGAAATGTATAATTCATCAGGTGACATTGTTACCCAATGGTTTGGAGGTGGTCAAGACTTAACTCCTTATTATTTGTTTGATGAAGATGCAACACATTTTCATACGGTTTGTAAAAATGCTTGTGATAAACACAATTCAGATTTTTATCCGAAGTTCAAAAAAACATGCGATAATTATTTTTGGAATTCACATAGAAATGAAGCAAGAGGAATAGGAGGTTTGTTTTTTGATTATTTAAAACAAACAGATGAAGTTTCTATTAATGATAGATATGACTTTGTTACAGAAGTAGGAAACAGTTTTCTAGAAACTTATGTACCTATTGTAGAAAAAAGAAAAAACACCAACTATTCTCAAAATCATAAAGACTGGCAGGAAGTAAGAAGAGGTAGGTATGTAGAATTTAACCTTGTGCATGATAGAGGTACTTTATTTGGATTAAAAACAAATGGTAGAATTGAAAGTATTTTAATGAGTTTACCCCCAGTTGTGCAATGGAAATACAATTATCATCCTGCAGAAAATTCGCCAGAAGAAAAACTTCTTAAAGTTTTAGAAAATCCAAAAGATTGGGTTTTGTAA
- a CDS encoding EI24 domain-containing protein, with amino-acid sequence MLKNVILGIKEYTGVFKLMSDLKLWKYFIIPMLISFCTAILIGVEAYVLSDNVGAYISKIWIWDWGKDIFSSISNFIGGLIVLIIGLILYKHIIMALSAPFMSPVSEKIEKHFYGNISHLHRNTTNTEQLVRGIRINIRNLFKELIITIPILLLKFIPIVNIFSTILLFIVQAYYAGFGNMDYTLERHLTYKESVQFVSRNKGYAIGNGIVFMLFLLIPVVGIIIVLPLSVTAASKKMVQLMHEKNNLVYER; translated from the coding sequence ATGCTTAAAAACGTCATATTAGGAATTAAAGAATATACAGGAGTTTTTAAACTGATGTCAGATTTAAAACTTTGGAAATATTTTATAATTCCTATGTTGATTAGTTTTTGCACAGCTATATTAATAGGTGTAGAAGCCTATGTTCTATCTGATAATGTAGGTGCTTACATCTCTAAAATTTGGATTTGGGATTGGGGAAAAGATATCTTCTCATCCATCAGTAATTTTATTGGAGGTTTAATTGTATTGATAATTGGACTAATCTTGTATAAACACATAATAATGGCACTTTCTGCGCCTTTTATGAGTCCAGTTTCTGAGAAAATAGAAAAACACTTTTATGGTAATATTTCTCATTTGCATAGAAATACAACCAACACAGAGCAGTTAGTTAGAGGAATTCGAATAAATATTAGAAATCTTTTTAAGGAGTTGATAATTACCATTCCTATTTTACTGCTCAAATTTATTCCAATTGTAAATATTTTCTCTACTATTCTATTGTTTATAGTCCAAGCTTATTATGCAGGTTTTGGAAATATGGATTATACCTTAGAACGTCATTTAACCTATAAAGAAAGTGTACAGTTTGTAAGTAGAAATAAAGGTTATGCTATAGGAAATGGAATCGTTTTTATGCTATTTCTATTGATTCCTGTTGTTGGGATTATTATTGTGTTGCCACTTTCTGTAACTGCAGCTTCAAAAAAAATGGTGCAATTAATGCACGAAAAAAACAACTTGGTATATGAAAGATAA
- the hemE gene encoding uroporphyrinogen decarboxylase, which produces MIKNDLFLRALKGETVDRPPVWMMRQAGRYLPEFMEIKHKYDFFTRCQTPELASEITVQPIRRFGMDAAILFSDILVIPQAMNIEVEMKPNFGPYLPNPIRSQKDLDSVIIPDIQDSLGYVMDAIKATKEKLNDEIPLIGFAGSPWTILCYCVQGQGSKNFDKAKELCFTNPIVAHTLLQKITDTTIAYLKAKVEAGVNAVQVFDSWGGMLSPTDYQEFSWQYMQQIIDALKDDAPVIAFGKGCWFALSDMAKSGASALGVDWTCSARNARYLSGGQITLQGNFDPSRLFSTPSEIKKMVTQMINEFGKDRYIVNLGHGILPNIPVENAKAFVDAVKEYKAQ; this is translated from the coding sequence ATGATTAAAAACGATTTATTTTTAAGAGCATTAAAAGGAGAAACTGTAGACAGACCTCCAGTTTGGATGATGAGACAAGCAGGAAGATACTTACCTGAGTTTATGGAAATCAAACACAAATACGATTTCTTTACACGTTGTCAAACTCCAGAATTAGCATCAGAAATTACAGTGCAACCTATCAGAAGATTTGGTATGGATGCAGCTATTTTGTTTTCTGATATTTTAGTAATTCCACAAGCAATGAATATAGAAGTGGAAATGAAGCCAAATTTTGGGCCTTATTTACCAAATCCAATTCGTTCTCAAAAAGATTTAGATTCTGTTATTATACCAGATATACAAGATTCTTTGGGCTATGTAATGGATGCTATTAAAGCAACCAAAGAAAAACTAAATGATGAAATTCCATTAATAGGTTTTGCAGGTTCTCCTTGGACGATTTTATGCTATTGTGTGCAAGGTCAGGGTTCTAAAAACTTTGATAAAGCCAAAGAGTTATGTTTTACAAATCCTATTGTGGCTCATACTTTATTACAGAAAATTACAGATACAACAATTGCTTATTTAAAAGCAAAAGTAGAAGCTGGTGTAAATGCAGTGCAAGTATTTGATTCTTGGGGAGGTATGTTATCTCCAACCGATTATCAAGAATTTTCATGGCAATATATGCAGCAAATTATAGACGCCTTAAAAGATGATGCTCCAGTAATTGCTTTTGGTAAAGGGTGTTGGTTTGCTTTAAGTGATATGGCTAAATCAGGGGCTTCTGCTCTTGGGGTTGATTGGACATGCTCTGCAAGAAACGCACGTTATTTATCTGGAGGACAAATTACGCTACAAGGTAATTTTGATCCATCAAGATTATTTTCTACACCATCAGAAATTAAAAAAATGGTTACCCAAATGATTAACGAGTTTGGTAAAGACAGATATATTGTAAATTTAGGTCATGGAATTTTACCAAATATTCCAGTAGAAAATGCCAAAGCATTTGTAGATGCTGTAAAAGAATACAAAGCACAGTAA
- the hemL gene encoding glutamate-1-semialdehyde 2,1-aminomutase, translated as MNFKKSEKLYQKGLTHLVGAVNSPVRAFSSVGGNPLFIKKAKGSKIYDVDGNEYVDLVVSYGPMILGHRHKAVEKAAKKALKKGYSFGASTEAEIKLAKIVCDAFPEMDKVRFVNSGTEAVLSGIRLARAYTGKDKIIKFSGCYHGHQDALLVAAGSGLATLSLPGSKGVPEGAVKNTLIAEYNNLESVKKHFEEHDDIAGVIIEPIGGNMGVVIPQNNFLKKLKEYLQSKGALLIADEVMTGFRSTFGGAQEKLGVVADITCLGKVIGGGFPVGAYGARNEIMENVAPLGGMYQAGTLSGNPIAMAGGISTLTELKKQNPYDKFQEIGSILEVILLESAKKYNVDVVVNRFGSMMNPFFTKNKVTNFKEAQASDTEKFAVFFWEMIKNGVFLPPSQFEAWFLNSAISDKDIKIIAHATDKAMLAVSKI; from the coding sequence ATGAATTTCAAAAAATCAGAGAAGTTATATCAAAAAGGATTAACGCATTTAGTAGGTGCAGTAAATTCTCCTGTAAGAGCGTTTTCATCAGTGGGTGGTAATCCTTTGTTTATAAAAAAAGCCAAAGGAAGTAAAATTTACGATGTTGATGGAAACGAATATGTAGATTTAGTAGTTTCTTATGGGCCAATGATTTTAGGGCATAGGCACAAGGCTGTAGAAAAAGCCGCAAAAAAAGCATTAAAGAAAGGCTATTCTTTTGGAGCATCTACAGAAGCTGAAATTAAATTAGCAAAAATTGTATGTGATGCTTTCCCAGAAATGGACAAAGTACGTTTTGTAAACTCAGGTACAGAAGCTGTTTTAAGTGGAATACGTTTAGCAAGAGCTTATACTGGCAAAGATAAAATTATCAAATTTTCTGGTTGTTATCATGGTCATCAAGATGCTTTATTAGTTGCAGCTGGTTCAGGTTTAGCAACTTTAAGTTTACCTGGTTCTAAAGGAGTTCCAGAAGGAGCTGTGAAAAATACTTTAATTGCAGAGTATAATAATTTAGAGAGTGTAAAAAAACACTTTGAAGAGCATGATGATATTGCAGGTGTAATTATAGAACCTATAGGAGGTAATATGGGTGTTGTTATACCTCAAAATAATTTCTTAAAAAAATTAAAAGAGTATTTACAATCTAAAGGAGCACTTTTAATTGCAGACGAAGTTATGACAGGTTTTAGATCTACTTTTGGAGGAGCTCAAGAAAAGTTAGGTGTAGTAGCAGACATTACTTGCTTGGGTAAAGTTATTGGAGGTGGTTTTCCTGTTGGAGCTTATGGAGCAAGAAATGAAATTATGGAAAATGTTGCACCTCTAGGAGGCATGTATCAAGCAGGTACATTATCTGGAAACCCAATAGCAATGGCTGGTGGAATTTCTACTTTAACTGAATTAAAGAAGCAAAATCCATATGATAAATTTCAAGAGATTGGTTCTATTTTGGAAGTAATTTTATTAGAGTCTGCCAAAAAATACAATGTAGATGTAGTGGTTAACAGATTTGGTTCTATGATGAATCCATTTTTCACAAAAAATAAAGTCACTAATTTTAAAGAAGCACAAGCTTCAGATACAGAGAAGTTTGCAGTTTTCTTTTGGGAGATGATTAAAAATGGTGTGTTTTTACCTCCAAGTCAATTTGAAGCTTGGTTTTTAAATTCAGCAATTTCAGATAAAGACATTAAAATAATAGCACATGCTACTGACAAGGCTATGTTAGCAGTTTCAAAAATATAA
- the hemB gene encoding porphobilinogen synthase: MFRTRRLRKTEGIRRLVRETKLSVDDFIYPLFIEEGENIETEIVSMPGIKRFSLDTISKELDEVVSLNIPAVLLFGIPSEKDDEGTETWNDNGIMQQAIRFIKKNYPSLYVITDVCFCEYTSHGHCGIIHDNDVDNDATLVNIAKQVISHAKAGVDMVAPSGMMDGTIDMIRQSLDNSGYPNLPIMAYSVKYASAFYGPFRDAADSAPTFGDRRTYQMDPSNRDEGMSEAAFDDQEGADILMVKPALSYLDIIRDLKNNFDRPIACYNVSGEYAMVKAAAEKGWIDGEKVMMESLLSMKRAGADIIITYFAKEAARLLLKQ, from the coding sequence ATGTTTAGAACAAGAAGATTAAGAAAAACAGAAGGGATAAGAAGATTAGTTAGAGAAACTAAATTATCTGTAGATGATTTTATTTATCCTTTGTTTATAGAAGAAGGCGAAAATATAGAGACAGAAATTGTTTCAATGCCAGGTATAAAACGTTTTTCTTTAGATACAATATCTAAAGAATTAGATGAAGTTGTTTCATTAAATATTCCTGCTGTTTTATTATTTGGTATTCCATCAGAAAAAGATGATGAAGGCACAGAGACTTGGAATGATAATGGAATTATGCAACAAGCCATTCGTTTTATCAAAAAGAATTACCCAAGTTTATATGTAATTACAGATGTTTGTTTTTGTGAATATACTTCTCATGGTCATTGTGGAATTATTCATGACAATGATGTAGATAATGATGCAACTTTAGTAAACATTGCAAAGCAAGTAATTTCTCATGCAAAAGCAGGTGTAGATATGGTTGCACCATCAGGAATGATGGATGGAACAATTGATATGATACGTCAGTCATTAGACAACTCAGGTTATCCAAACTTGCCAATTATGGCATATTCTGTAAAGTACGCCTCAGCATTTTATGGTCCATTTAGAGATGCAGCAGATTCAGCACCAACTTTTGGAGACAGAAGAACGTATCAAATGGATCCATCAAATAGAGATGAAGGAATGAGTGAAGCTGCTTTTGATGACCAAGAAGGAGCAGATATTTTAATGGTGAAGCCAGCTTTATCGTATTTAGATATCATAAGAGATTTAAAAAATAATTTTGATAGACCAATTGCCTGTTACAACGTGAGTGGTGAATATGCCATGGTAAAAGCTGCTGCAGAAAAAGGTTGGATTGATGGAGAAAAAGTAATGATGGAAAGTTTGTTGTCTATGAAAAGAGCAGGTGCAGATATTATTATCACCTATTTTGCAAAAGAGGCAGCTAGATTATTATTAAAACAATAG